ATTTTCTGCTAAAGgctgtgttaaatttttttgatCTTTTCCCAACATAGAACGCTCTACGACAATTATTTCTTACATGTTGTCTATTGTAGTCAAGTGTTGAGTGGTATTTGAGGGCTGCGCTTAGAATAAATAATTGTCTTACTGATAGGACTTTTGcagttttatataagtattctgTAGGAGTTAAGAAAGGCAGAGAGTGCATAACTTTAAGTACGAAGCGTTGTGCTCTTTCCAGATGTATGAGAGTTGTTTTGGGAGCACCTCCCCAAGCTGAGATACAGTACGATATTAGCGATTGACACaatgcaaaataaatacgttttacTAAGGAAATATCAGCGACATGTCTCAcattcttaaatatatatattagctTACGCACTCTTCCAGTTAGTCCTTCTATATGCGCACTGAAGTTTAATTGCGAATCAATTGTGACTCCAAGATATCTCATGGTATCGGTTTTGTCAATTGATTTACAGGAGCACATAACACCAAGAGGAATCGGGCACTCATGCGCTATCAGACGTAATTCGTTTGGAGGCTGGCCAGAAGCTCTGATAGAATGTGTAATATATTTGGTTTTATCTACATTTAGCGttagtatattttgttttagcCAGTTAATTACAATATCTAATCCAGTCTGTGCACTAAAGAAAGCTTCTTTCCAGGATTTTTCTGCTACCAGGAGTACCGTATCATCCGCGTACGTTATAATTTTGGTTTTAGGGATAGCAAGTTGACACAAGTcgtttatataaataagaaaaagcGTCGGCCCCAATATGCTTCCCTGTGGTACGCCAAACTTAATCGGGAGGTCTTTACTTATAGATTTCCCCATAGCCACGCATTGTCTTCGATTACTCAAGTAATCCCTGAATATATCCAGGGATTTTCCACGTATACCTACCGCTTCCATTTTATCTATTAGCTTGGGTATGTGAACCGAATCAAAGGCTTTGGCCAAATCCATAAATATTGATatgcatttttttcttttgtccAGGTTTTCAGATATAAAACTAGTGATTTCATGCACCGCATCATCCGTCGATTTACCTGAGCGGAAACCATATTGGTTAGGAGCTAGAATATTGAATTTTTCTAAGAATTTGGTTAGTCTAACGTTGAGTATACGTTCTAGAATTTTGGACATTGATGGTAGAATTGAAATTGGGCGATAGTTACTAGgcaatgttttttttccgtttttgtAAATTGGCTTGACAAGagatttttttagggtttctgGGAATATACCTCGTGCTagacatttattaaaaatgtgaGTCAGAAtcggaataaaaatatttttatgttcttTGATAATGTAGTTTGGAATCAGATCCCATCCTACGGAACATTTGGTTCTTAACTTCATTATCAGATTGTCTACTTCCTTCTCGTCAGTGTCTAACATGACCATAGAATTTGTAagtctttttaattttgtggGTGTTGTCATACAATTTGATTTGGATAGTATGTTTTCAGCTAGGGACCTCCCCACATTTACAAAGAAATCGTTTGTTTTATCAACTGCTTCCTCAGGTGTTTCATAGGCGGATAATAGGTCATTAACAGGGTTTTCAGTTTTGGTCGATCCTGTAATACTTTTTATGGTGTTCCATAAGAGTTTGCTACTTTTTCCTGctttattaatttcttttttctcatattcttgtTTGACCTTTCTTAGAATATTACAACAAAAATTTCTATATCTACGGTAcgttagttttaatatttcattattgGGCGAGTTTTTATGTTTGGTATGTAATCTGTCTCTGTTTCGTATGCACTTAAGAAGCCCTGGTGTGATCCATGGTTTGATGATAAATTTGCGTCGGGGTATATTATATGTTATTGTATGTTTTAATATcagattttgtatttgtttagtAAATAAGTTTAGTGCTAAATTTGGATCTTGTATACTGAGAAATTCATTaaagttagtattttttaaatcgtCGTCAAAAGACTTTTTTTGAAGTTTTGTACGCGTATGACTTTCGGAagattttatttctttgtcatGGAGGCATAGAAGTACAGATTTATGATCAGTGAGCGTTGATTGTATCACAACTGTTTGAGCTGTTATTTTTGATCGCAGTATGACATGGTCCAGACAAGCCTGGCTCTCGTCGCGTGTACTATAATTATGACAAGGTAAAAGTCCGTGAGACGCAAGCAAATTTAGATACTGGCCAGCACGTGAGTCCAGTTCGttgtttaatatattaatattgatgTCACCTATAATAGCAAGATTTTGGTGACTACGCAAATTAAGTAGAACATTATTCAGAGACgataaaaagttttgtatgtcatagtaAGATGGAGatctgtatattgttattaaagtatatttagagtttatttttaatactaggCAGTTGGAATCCTGAAAGGTAGGCTCTTCGAATTCGATCCTGAGATAAGATTTGGCATAAACAACAATTCCGTCATTTTGGTTATTGAAATTCttgcttataaaataattataacccTCTAGTACCGGAATTATCGGCGCACACGAGAGCCAACATTCGGTGAGCACAATTATGTCACATACGAAGTCAAGCCGCGTAAGAAGGACGATGAGATCTGAGAAATTTTTGTTAATGCTACGTATGTTTTGGGTTAGGATTTTGAGTGACGATGGTTGAATTTGCGCTTTACAGGACTCAATATCAGAGATAAGCGATTTTGATACCGATATATGGTCTAAATCTtgtaaaatatcatttatttcattcacTTTTGTAGAAAAAAGGCAAAGTGTCTTTTATAAGAAGATGCATAATTGTTGATAAAGGTGGGAACGATGGCTTTATATTGTGTATTTGTATATGTGGAATGGCTATGGATTAATGTGTGTgtatattgataaaaataagtGTAACATTTTAGAGATAGTGTGATTACATACATATGGGATAGAGGTGAGTAATGTTTGTGTGACTTAAAACTAGTACAATTATATATtggcaaattaaataataacattagtaACTTAAAGACTAGTCATTTCGGGATAGAGATATTTTTAAGATCGGCCTCACTATTAATTTTTATGGGTTTCTGATTTTCAGCCTTGCGTAAGTAAATTGCACCGCGGTATGACCATGCGTATACTAAACCATGGTTCTTGACGAACTGTCTTGCTGCGTACAGTAACTTTTGTCCATTTCGTGTGAGGGCTTCCGAGACGTAGATTGGAGTTTTGGCATCGTTGAGCTTCAGGTGGCTTCCATTTAACTTATCTGAATTTTTCTTGCCTTTGTTAAATTGTAGAACAGCGTCTACCACCTGTTCTTTTTTGATAACCGATGTGAATTCAGCAAACATCGTTTTCTTGTCTTCCACTTTGGATTTGATCgtaaatatatcttttatatCTGCATCCTTTATTTCCACTTTAATAGCTTGTCCCATGTGCTTAACTATTtcacataatttttcttttgtttcatgTTGATTGTCTCCCGTCAACTGCTTTGGTAGATTTCTGATTTCGATAGCAGGTCCTTTTAATTTCCTTTCAAGTAACTCGACTTTTTCCTCCAGCTCTTGGATATGTTTTTTATCCTTTATTTTGTCTTCTTTCAGCTCTTTAACGGTTTCAAGTATTTCATCATATCTTTGTGACAAAAAGTCTACTGTCTTTGAAATCCCGTCATTTTGTTTCTCAATTTTCGAGACTGAGTCCTGCAGGTCTTTGAAGCGGGCCGCCTGATCACGTGAGAAGGTGTCGAACATGCTCCTCATTTGTCCCATTATTGTTTCCATATTACCAGAGTTGCTGTCTTCATAGAACTTTCTTTTGAAACGCCGCTGGAATGTCGTATCGTCAGAGGTGCCTTCCGTACCCGGTCGGGCGGAATCATGCTCGTTCGTGGCCGGATTATTCAATTCATCAACTGCACCCGGGGCCTGTACAGATTCCATCTCTGCAGTTTTTTTACCTGTATGAGGAATTTCAAAAGTCGAAGCTGACGACGATTTAGTTTGCGGCGGCGTGCGTTTTAGTGGTGACATTTTGAGCGGTTGTGTAGGTCGAGGAGTAGAGGTACCAGGATCGCATAAAAATATGAAGGTACAGAGGTTCAGAGTACTTAGGTTTCTGACTTATCGAATATAATATAACCAGTATGCCTTGAGCTATGCAGTTCTTAATTCTTATCAGGAGTCTAAGTTAATTGGTACCTATCgatgatttcatacaaaatttcttTCCGTCCAGTTTACTGAGATACCTGGGTCTATGTTAGCTGGTCGCTATCGACGAATTCATATAAATTTTCTTTCCGTCCAGTCTAGTGAGACCCCTTGCTCCTGCGCATCACAGAAATAGTTTCGTCTCTTTTTTTATAGTAATTCGGCGTGGCAATGGTGACAAAGAGGCGAATACATAAAGTCAAGATGTGCCACTCACTATTAGGGTCCGTCTGGTTCCATTTTGCACTCTTCGACTTCTGCGCTCCTATTATTTCGCACTGatttaatttatgaaaattttaatttattttaagtaaaatgaataaatacagTTCTCAAAGCGTCCGTTCTGTTACGGGGTCCGAGGGGAAGAGGAGATGGTGTATCGATCAGGATTATTTTTGACGAATAATGCTACTTCATAAATATAAATGCAGGGAAATGtcaataatatattgttattacttaagtttatttctgacgatcacaatatagattcttataaattgacattaCTAGGTACTGTAAtcatatgttgtgaaataaataaatctaaatctaaatctatcttgttggagacttcacatacatcttTGAATTTTTTCGCGCATGTAAGCAGGTTTCCTCaccatgttttccttcaccgaatagcTAGTGGTGAATGATATTCCGTTTATATGTTCCGAACAACTCATTGGTACGCGCCAGGattttgaacccgcgacctccggattgaaagtccgacgtcatatccactaggCCATCACCccttaaaagataaaataaaataacaatcatTTATTTCTGACCACAGAAATCCACATAAGCCGATTCCGGTATTTCTATCATAGTTTCTGAGATACATGGTCAGATTTGACGATATGCGCTTATTTCGCCAGGCAAAAGACATAATTGGACATCCGTCTTTTaccataattttaaatacataaataaaaatattaaaatcaatacGTATTATAagtcattattacacacattgactaagacctacagtaagctcaataaagcttgtgttgtgacccatgactcaggaacatacttatatgtatattcgtgctcatcactcaaataaatgcctttaccatgATTTGTACCCAGGACCCTATATATAGGCCActataattttagtaattttacaTAGTTCGACCTAGTCCTAGACGCGGCGCTAGAcgaccaggggcccatttctcgaccGGTAtcaaactaatattattaatccaCAGGCTTTCGaatcgtatgggtttccatgacaacacactaataatattagactaatatggttctagaaatgggcccctggggcccatttctcgaacggtattagagtaatattattagtccacgaactgtcaaatcgtatgggatGGTAGCCCATTAGTATTAGtagcaacacactaataatattagactaatatggttctagaaatgggcccctggggcccatttctcgaacggtattagagtaatattattagtccacgaactgtcaaatcgtatgggatGGTAGCCCATTAGTATTAGtagcaacacactaataatattagactaagaccgttcgagaaatgggcccgtGCTATCTCTGCTAGGTACCAggacccctagtgtacatttattcgatagcgtgacgtgacgtatgcgtttgcgttaattttgtatgggatttagaaacagcgcgccaagcggaacgttttggaaactcataaTCCCATGtgaaattagacttaacgcaaacgcgtacgtcacgtttcgctatcgaataaatttacactaggggtactgaatgacACATTGTATTTGCCTAGCTATTTTGTACCACTATATCTATAGTCTATAGTAGATATTTGAGCCTCATCCTACGCGTGACAGTGACGTGTCTATTAGAAGTAAGAGGATTAAAAAGGGACGGATGCAAGCCATATGATCTAGCGTTCTACGACTTCTACGAGGCCGATTTGAACTTACAAATCGTCTTAACCATAGAGATGAGAGGAACGCTTCTAGGAGCCGAacaactgacagaccgataccgtccggcggactgttaattaATCAGTGATtaattaacagtccgccggacggtatcggtctgtcagttgttcggaactgtcaacttatTGTTCAGActataactgacaggccgatgccgtccggcgg
The DNA window shown above is from Cydia pomonella isolate Wapato2018A chromosome 28, ilCydPomo1, whole genome shotgun sequence and carries:
- the LOC133532940 gene encoding uncharacterized protein LOC133532940 → MSPLKRTPPQTKSSSASTFEIPHTGKKTAEMESVQAPGAVDELNNPATNEHDSARPGTEGTSDDTTFQRRFKRKFYEDSNSGNMETIMGQMRSMFDTFSRDQAARFKDLQDSVSKIEKQNDGISKTVDFLSQRYDEILETVKELKEDKIKDKKHIQELEEKVELLERKLKGPAIEIRNLPKQLTGDNQHETKEKLCEIVKHMGQAIKVEIKDADIKDIFTIKSKVEDKKTMFAEFTSVIKKEQVVDAVLQFNKGKKNSDKLNGSHLKLNDAKTPIYVSEALTRNGQKLLYAARQFVKNHGLVYAWSYRGAIYLRKAENQKPIKINSEADLKNISIPK